The following proteins are co-located in the Maridesulfovibrio sp. genome:
- a CDS encoding F0F1 ATP synthase subunit alpha, with amino-acid sequence MGFLEKNIDQALNAHEKGRENMEYSPDSREVGRVLSVARGVAQVQGLGSVRSEELITLGNDVPGMALDLLPESIGVALLGANTGLRAGDEAVPSGTVLSVPVGDALIGRIVDPLGNPLDGGPAPETFETRVLESEAPPILMRAPVDTPMASGIKVIDTLIPIGRGQRELILGDRQTGKTSIALDIILNQKKGDVICVYCAIGQRSASVARVIDILRNHGAMDYSFVVVVAGNAPSGMQYIAPYAATSMAEYFMEQGKDVLIIYDDLTRHAQAYRQLSLLMRRPPGREAFPGDIFYIHSRLLERSTRLKPEHGGGTLTALPIVETEAQNISAYIPTNLISITDGQIYLSPVLFQKGMLPAIDVGKSVSRVGGRAQPKAYRKVSGDLRLTYSQFQELEAFARFGTRLDQDTRNRIEHGLRVRELLKQDRFSPLSAAQQVVILWTVSFGLLDDIPLEQISEVQEFLLTRMEEGFEPMERLEQADTKDEIWAELEKAVTHHMQKWREANAAA; translated from the coding sequence ATGGGTTTCCTAGAAAAAAATATAGATCAGGCCTTGAATGCCCATGAAAAGGGCCGTGAGAATATGGAATACAGTCCTGATTCGCGTGAAGTTGGGCGGGTTCTGTCAGTTGCTCGTGGTGTAGCGCAGGTTCAGGGGCTAGGGTCAGTGCGTTCGGAAGAGTTGATCACTCTTGGCAATGATGTTCCGGGTATGGCGCTTGATCTGCTGCCTGAATCTATTGGGGTCGCATTGCTGGGCGCAAATACAGGACTTAGAGCCGGGGATGAGGCTGTTCCTTCAGGTACGGTTCTGAGTGTTCCGGTAGGCGATGCGTTGATCGGGCGTATTGTGGACCCTCTGGGCAATCCTCTTGATGGGGGGCCGGCGCCGGAAACTTTCGAAACCCGCGTATTGGAATCGGAAGCTCCGCCTATCCTGATGCGTGCTCCGGTTGATACTCCTATGGCGAGCGGTATCAAGGTCATTGATACCTTGATTCCTATCGGACGGGGGCAGCGTGAGTTGATACTCGGCGACCGCCAGACAGGGAAGACCTCCATTGCCCTCGACATTATACTGAATCAGAAAAAAGGAGATGTGATCTGCGTATATTGCGCGATCGGTCAGCGCAGCGCATCCGTAGCGCGTGTTATTGATATCCTGCGCAACCATGGAGCCATGGACTATTCCTTCGTGGTCGTTGTCGCGGGTAATGCTCCTTCAGGGATGCAGTATATCGCACCTTATGCAGCAACGAGCATGGCTGAATATTTCATGGAACAGGGTAAGGATGTGCTAATTATTTACGATGACCTGACCCGTCATGCGCAGGCTTACCGCCAGCTTAGTTTACTCATGCGCCGTCCTCCGGGCCGGGAAGCTTTTCCGGGAGATATTTTTTATATCCACTCAAGGCTGCTGGAACGTTCGACAAGGCTCAAGCCGGAACATGGCGGCGGTACGCTTACAGCGCTGCCTATCGTAGAGACTGAGGCGCAGAATATTTCGGCCTACATCCCTACAAACCTTATTTCCATCACTGACGGACAGATTTATCTTTCTCCGGTGCTGTTCCAGAAAGGGATGCTTCCGGCAATTGATGTGGGTAAGTCGGTTTCCCGCGTGGGTGGTCGTGCTCAGCCCAAGGCCTACCGCAAGGTTTCCGGTGACCTGCGTCTGACTTATTCCCAGTTTCAGGAGCTGGAGGCGTTTGCAAGGTTCGGTACAAGGCTTGATCAGGATACCCGTAACCGTATTGAGCACGGTCTTCGGGTTCGTGAGTTGCTTAAGCAGGATCGATTTTCACCGCTTAGCGCAGCACAGCAGGTGGTAATACTCTGGACTGTATCATTTGGGCTTTTGGATGATATCCCTTTGGAGCAAATTTCCGAAGTGCAGGAGTTTTTGCTGACCAGAATGGAAGAGGGGTTCGAGCCTATGGAACGTCTGGAACAGGCGGATACCAAGGATGAAATCTGGGCCGAGCTTGAGAAGGCAGTAACTCATCATATGCAGAAGTGGAGAGAGGCGAATGCAGCAGCTTGA
- a CDS encoding F0F1 ATP synthase subunit gamma: protein MQQLEAVRKKIATTGDLLSVVKTMKALAAVNIRHFENAAKGVGEYAEVIEQGWTVFFRNAGILPRGSRDGVAVVLAVGSDQGMCGQFNELARSEVVKAVAELSDAGHKVICWTCGERVRGALEDSGIEVDLNFRVPGSLRGVNSIVDEIEQNLDDWRKKRGMNHFTIVNNLHVSDGAKVAARHILPLDKRSGSTKWDGKSLPMTNVPVQDLFSSLFREYLYISVYGGIVQSLAAENSSRLAAMQVAEKNIIEHIDVLESDYRTTRQGNITGELLDIVAGVEAVVGG, encoded by the coding sequence ATGCAGCAGCTTGAGGCCGTGCGCAAAAAAATTGCGACCACGGGTGATCTGCTTTCGGTGGTCAAGACCATGAAGGCCCTTGCTGCGGTCAATATTCGTCATTTTGAGAATGCAGCCAAGGGAGTCGGTGAATATGCCGAGGTCATCGAGCAGGGCTGGACTGTCTTTTTTCGTAATGCCGGAATCCTGCCGCGTGGTTCACGGGACGGAGTCGCTGTAGTGCTGGCCGTCGGTTCAGATCAGGGAATGTGCGGGCAATTTAATGAGCTGGCAAGGTCTGAGGTTGTGAAAGCGGTTGCAGAGCTTAGTGATGCAGGACATAAGGTGATCTGCTGGACCTGCGGAGAACGGGTGCGCGGCGCTTTGGAAGATTCCGGGATTGAGGTTGATTTGAATTTCCGTGTTCCTGGCAGTTTGCGCGGGGTTAATTCCATTGTTGATGAGATCGAGCAGAACTTGGATGATTGGCGTAAAAAACGCGGAATGAATCATTTTACCATAGTAAACAATCTGCACGTCAGCGATGGGGCAAAGGTTGCGGCCCGACATATCCTGCCGCTTGATAAGCGCAGCGGAAGCACGAAATGGGATGGAAAATCCCTGCCCATGACCAATGTTCCGGTTCAAGATTTATTCTCAAGTTTATTCAGGGAATATCTATATATCTCCGTATACGGTGGAATTGTTCAATCTTTAGCCGCCGAGAACAGTTCCCGCCTTGCCGCCATGCAGGTGGCTGAGAAAAATATTATCGAACATATCGATGTTCTTGAGTCCGATTATCGCACCACCCGGCAGGGGAACATTACTGGTGAGTTGCTGGATATTGTTGCCGGGGTTGAGGCGGTTGTTGGGGGGTAG
- a CDS encoding carbon starvation protein A produces MLFFFACVAALIVGYLLYGKFVDNVFAPDAKRTTPAYTMRDDVDYMPMPMWKLMFIQVLDIAGIGPIFGPILGALYGPVALIWIVIGCIFAGAVHDYFSGMLSIRNNGASVPELVGEYLGMTARQVMRVFAFVLLMLVGVVFVLAPAKLLTGLTGIETGILVACIFGYYFLATILPIDKLIGKLYPVFGALLLVMTISLAVALMLSGHTMLPNLDFAVNFHPGDKPIWPLLFITLSCGAISGFHATQSPLMARCVKNEKEGRPVFYGAMIIEGIIGLIWCTLGLSFYDSPEALNAVIAAGSPSAVVSEVANSLLGPIGGIFAIIAVVILPITSGDTAFRSTRLIVAETFKMDQGPAIKRLLIAVPLFALGYIISTQNFSAIWRYFGFSNQCLSMLVLWTSAVYLAQRAKLHWIASIPATFMTAVVATFICQAKIGFGLDMNISIMIGIAAAVLALGTFLVKYARPKAAVETN; encoded by the coding sequence ATGCTATTTTTCTTTGCCTGTGTGGCAGCCCTTATTGTCGGTTATCTTCTTTATGGTAAATTCGTGGACAACGTGTTCGCGCCTGATGCAAAACGCACCACTCCCGCATACACCATGCGTGATGATGTTGACTACATGCCTATGCCCATGTGGAAACTCATGTTCATTCAGGTGCTGGATATCGCCGGGATCGGCCCCATCTTCGGCCCCATTCTCGGTGCCCTGTACGGTCCTGTAGCCCTTATCTGGATCGTTATCGGCTGTATCTTTGCCGGAGCTGTACATGACTACTTCAGCGGTATGCTTTCCATCCGCAACAATGGTGCATCCGTACCCGAACTGGTCGGTGAATACCTCGGTATGACTGCCCGTCAGGTAATGCGCGTCTTCGCATTTGTACTGCTCATGCTGGTTGGTGTTGTATTCGTGCTCGCACCTGCAAAGCTGCTCACCGGCCTGACCGGAATAGAAACCGGAATCCTCGTAGCCTGCATCTTCGGTTACTACTTTCTCGCAACCATCCTGCCCATTGATAAACTCATCGGTAAACTCTACCCCGTATTCGGCGCACTGCTGCTGGTTATGACCATATCCCTCGCAGTAGCACTTATGCTCAGCGGCCACACCATGCTGCCCAACCTTGATTTCGCTGTAAACTTCCACCCCGGCGACAAACCCATCTGGCCCCTTCTTTTCATCACCCTGTCCTGCGGCGCAATCAGCGGTTTCCACGCCACCCAGTCTCCGCTCATGGCACGCTGTGTAAAGAATGAAAAAGAAGGCCGCCCCGTATTCTACGGTGCAATGATCATCGAAGGTATCATCGGCCTGATCTGGTGTACCCTCGGCCTGTCCTTCTACGATTCCCCCGAAGCACTCAACGCAGTTATCGCTGCCGGTTCTCCTTCCGCAGTAGTATCTGAAGTTGCCAACTCCCTGCTTGGCCCCATCGGCGGCATCTTCGCCATCATCGCAGTAGTAATCCTGCCCATCACCAGTGGTGATACCGCTTTCCGCTCCACACGCCTCATTGTAGCGGAAACCTTCAAAATGGATCAGGGCCCCGCAATCAAGCGTCTGCTCATCGCAGTACCCCTGTTCGCTCTGGGTTACATCATCTCCACCCAGAACTTCTCCGCAATCTGGAGATACTTCGGCTTCTCCAACCAGTGCCTGTCCATGCTGGTTCTCTGGACCTCCGCAGTGTACCTCGCTCAACGTGCTAAACTGCACTGGATCGCATCCATCCCCGCAACTTTCATGACCGCAGTTGTTGCCACATTCATCTGTCAGGCCAAGATCGGTTTCGGACTGGACATGAACATCTCCATCATGATCGGTATCGCAGCAGCAGTACTTGCTCTCGGCACCTTCTTAGTAAAGTACGCTCGCCCCAAAGCAGCAGTTGAAACCAACTAG
- a CDS encoding Fic family protein, producing the protein MRSDKKKALFVARKIFTELVFDTQKLEGMPFTFPEVQTFIQGITVGGHKISDAEKLKQQVLGWETLLGLAESGKFVISKEVACDLQTVIAKDEALEIGRFRSGQVGIAGTDYCPPKPDELDAAFKCVMETIEAEESIVVQGYLLHLLFARTQFFYDGNKRTGLLMMNGHLLSNGYPPMSIPAKLLAEYNSGMIDYYESGDPANMLAFLKDCHEKLAAKFDF; encoded by the coding sequence ATGCGTTCTGATAAGAAAAAAGCTTTATTTGTTGCCCGCAAAATTTTTACAGAGTTGGTTTTTGATACGCAGAAACTGGAGGGGATGCCATTTACCTTTCCAGAGGTTCAAACATTCATTCAGGGAATTACTGTCGGCGGTCATAAAATATCGGATGCTGAAAAACTTAAACAGCAGGTACTTGGCTGGGAGACTCTGCTCGGATTGGCTGAATCCGGTAAATTTGTGATAAGTAAGGAAGTTGCATGTGATCTTCAGACCGTAATTGCGAAGGATGAGGCATTGGAAATCGGTCGCTTCAGGTCAGGTCAGGTAGGGATTGCCGGTACTGACTATTGCCCTCCGAAGCCTGATGAGTTGGATGCAGCATTTAAATGTGTGATGGAAACCATAGAGGCTGAAGAATCAATTGTTGTTCAAGGTTACCTTTTGCATTTGTTATTTGCCCGCACTCAGTTTTTCTATGATGGGAACAAACGTACAGGCTTGCTAATGATGAATGGGCATCTGCTGTCCAATGGTTATCCTCCCATGTCGATACCTGCAAAATTGTTAGCGGAGTACAACTCTGGAATGATTGATTATTATGAGAGTGGTGATCCGGCAAACATGCTTGCCTTTCTAAAGGATTGCCATGAAAAGCTGGCTGCAAAATTTGATTTTTAG
- a CDS encoding flavodoxin family protein: protein MKVLCLQGSARKKGHTAKMIEWVEDELKEMGHEVETIYLHDKEMKGCMACMKCKEKPEKIGCVIKDDIPAIMEQMVASDAVVFASPLYFWGPSAQLKTVIDRTYSLYVDYHMPTHASLIKDQRHGFLVTGGGPYENNAAETFTAFSRMKKPHLTNHTATLFLGGCKNPDNLGEEAKQQAVEFARELVK from the coding sequence ATGAAAGTTCTTTGCCTTCAAGGCAGTGCCAGAAAAAAAGGACATACCGCAAAAATGATCGAATGGGTTGAAGATGAACTCAAGGAAATGGGTCATGAAGTTGAGACTATCTACCTTCACGACAAAGAAATGAAAGGCTGCATGGCCTGTATGAAGTGTAAGGAAAAACCGGAAAAGATAGGCTGCGTGATCAAAGACGATATTCCGGCAATTATGGAGCAGATGGTAGCTTCAGATGCAGTTGTCTTCGCTTCCCCGCTCTACTTCTGGGGTCCTTCCGCACAGCTCAAGACTGTAATCGACAGAACCTACAGCCTGTACGTCGACTACCACATGCCAACCCACGCTTCCCTCATCAAGGACCAGCGTCACGGCTTTCTGGTAACCGGCGGCGGCCCTTACGAGAACAACGCAGCGGAAACCTTCACCGCATTCTCCAGAATGAAGAAACCGCACCTGACCAACCACACCGCAACCCTCTTCCTGGGCGGCTGTAAGAACCCCGACAACCTCGGGGAGGAAGCCAAACAGCAGGCAGTAGAGTTCGCGCGCGAGCTGGTTAAATAA
- a CDS encoding LytS/YhcK type 5TM receptor domain-containing protein yields the protein MNPETLIITLAERFGLIVAGAFLLLTITPVHKIGFRQSSPKADIAMQILIFGICGILGTYGGNFVFQSVANLRAMAVITGGLFGGPLVGLGAGLIAGGHRILIDLGGFSAIPCGTATMLEGLAAGIVSLHLSKRMDWRAAAALAFVGEIVHMIMVLYLSHPFDEAMQLVKLIAMPMIVLNTFGAALFAQVINIVFRHGTKQDSVKAQHILDIANLTVSHLRSGLTLESAQETAKIIHAHLSAAAVAITDNVNVLAHVGAGADHHLAGKKIRTDSTLQVLNEGEPLFLESSKQIGCGHPGCPFTSAAVVPLHKNGQVVGTLKLYGTRRNQLDQLSFEMAKGLANLCSTQLELEEIQIKEQMLAHAEIRRLQAQINPHFLFNSLNTVTSFCRTNPDRARELLLELSKYMRKNLDSSRGYVPLHEELAQLNSYLAIEQARFGERIKVDLNVEDKCLEWPIPPLIIQPLVENSVKHGLMGREEGGTITLDIYCDNDEMNISIDDDGIGMSQDQVEAIYAKKKIDSREEGIGVRNCIQRLEQIYGPQYKMVIISVEGKGTTISFRVPKLRTALQMNEFAGNVG from the coding sequence ATGAATCCAGAGACATTAATTATCACACTTGCCGAACGTTTCGGCCTTATCGTGGCCGGAGCATTCCTGCTGTTGACCATTACCCCGGTCCATAAGATCGGTTTTCGCCAAAGTTCACCAAAAGCAGATATAGCTATGCAGATTCTAATCTTCGGTATCTGCGGAATATTGGGAACCTACGGCGGTAACTTTGTATTTCAGTCTGTTGCGAACCTGCGAGCCATGGCCGTTATCACTGGTGGACTATTCGGTGGACCGCTGGTCGGACTTGGAGCCGGACTCATTGCCGGAGGACACCGTATATTGATCGATCTCGGTGGATTCAGTGCAATCCCCTGCGGTACAGCAACCATGCTCGAAGGACTGGCCGCCGGTATTGTTTCACTGCATCTAAGCAAAAGAATGGACTGGCGGGCCGCAGCTGCACTCGCTTTTGTAGGTGAGATAGTACACATGATTATGGTACTTTACCTGTCCCATCCATTCGACGAGGCCATGCAATTAGTAAAGCTGATTGCAATGCCCATGATCGTGTTGAACACCTTCGGTGCGGCGCTTTTCGCGCAGGTCATTAATATTGTTTTCCGGCATGGAACAAAGCAGGACTCAGTCAAGGCGCAACATATCCTTGATATTGCCAACCTGACTGTAAGCCACTTACGTTCAGGGCTTACTCTGGAATCAGCGCAGGAAACCGCCAAAATCATCCACGCCCATCTCAGTGCCGCAGCTGTTGCCATTACTGACAACGTAAACGTGCTGGCCCACGTGGGCGCCGGTGCTGATCACCATCTTGCGGGCAAAAAAATACGCACCGACTCAACACTTCAGGTACTCAACGAAGGCGAGCCGCTCTTTCTCGAATCGAGCAAGCAGATCGGATGCGGTCATCCGGGATGCCCCTTCACCTCCGCGGCAGTAGTTCCCCTGCATAAAAACGGACAGGTTGTCGGCACACTCAAGCTTTACGGAACCCGCAGAAACCAACTCGACCAATTATCATTTGAAATGGCCAAAGGACTGGCCAACCTCTGCTCCACCCAGTTGGAGCTGGAGGAAATCCAGATCAAAGAGCAGATGCTGGCCCATGCAGAAATCCGCCGCCTACAGGCTCAGATCAACCCTCATTTCCTGTTCAACTCCCTGAACACTGTAACTTCTTTCTGCCGCACCAACCCGGATCGCGCCCGTGAACTGCTGCTGGAACTTTCCAAATACATGCGCAAAAACCTCGACAGCAGCAGAGGCTACGTTCCCTTGCACGAGGAACTGGCCCAGTTGAACAGCTACCTTGCCATTGAACAGGCCAGATTCGGGGAACGCATCAAGGTCGACCTCAATGTGGAAGACAAATGTCTGGAATGGCCCATTCCGCCACTGATCATCCAGCCGCTGGTGGAAAACAGTGTAAAACACGGCCTTATGGGGCGTGAAGAAGGCGGCACAATAACTCTGGATATTTATTGCGACAACGACGAGATGAATATTTCAATTGATGACGACGGCATCGGCATGTCTCAGGATCAGGTTGAAGCCATCTATGCCAAAAAGAAAATTGACTCCCGCGAAGAAGGAATCGGAGTCCGCAACTGCATCCAGCGCCTTGAACAGATTTACGGGCCACAATACAAAATGGTCATCATCAGCGTTGAAGGAAAAGGAACCACTATATCCTTCAGAGTACCCAAACTGCGCACAGCCTTGCAGATGAATGAGTTTGCCGGAAATGTGGGGTAG
- a CDS encoding LytTR family DNA-binding domain-containing protein, protein MPNQQNIRCILVDDEAPALDELCFLLSDFNDIDVIGTATSATKGIKLIEEKEPDLVFLDIQMPGKNGFHVLQEIMQLPTPPLVVFATAYDEYALQAFEENAVDYILKPLSSERLEKSIKRIRCLVYANCAEKVEMPDMNALLDTMGLGAKVLRISVEASGRILLLEPADVILCRVEERKIMVYTQKGIFPCYGDKTLDKLEERLHGQPFFRTNRGEMVNLTHVRDFAPWFNGKYVVTMKHIEEQEIIISKGRVRDFRQRLGLA, encoded by the coding sequence ATGCCCAACCAACAAAACATACGTTGCATCCTTGTTGACGATGAAGCTCCGGCCCTTGATGAGCTATGTTTCCTGCTTTCAGATTTCAACGATATCGATGTAATAGGCACAGCCACTTCCGCAACAAAAGGCATAAAACTTATTGAAGAAAAGGAACCGGATCTCGTATTTCTGGATATTCAGATGCCCGGCAAGAACGGTTTCCATGTGCTGCAGGAAATAATGCAGCTTCCAACCCCACCTCTGGTGGTTTTTGCCACGGCTTATGATGAGTACGCCTTGCAAGCCTTTGAAGAGAATGCAGTGGATTATATTCTCAAGCCGCTCTCAAGTGAAAGGCTGGAGAAATCCATCAAACGTATTCGCTGTCTGGTTTATGCCAATTGTGCAGAAAAAGTGGAAATGCCGGACATGAATGCTTTGCTGGACACCATGGGTTTGGGAGCCAAAGTTCTGCGCATTTCAGTAGAAGCCAGCGGACGCATTCTGCTGCTTGAACCAGCCGATGTAATCCTCTGCCGAGTCGAGGAACGCAAGATTATGGTTTACACACAAAAAGGAATTTTTCCCTGTTACGGAGATAAGACCCTTGATAAACTGGAGGAACGGCTGCACGGACAGCCATTTTTCCGCACCAACCGAGGAGAGATGGTCAACCTGACCCATGTTCGCGATTTTGCACCTTGGTTTAACGGCAAATACGTAGTTACAATGAAACACATCGAAGAACAGGAAATTATTATAAGTAAAGGGCGCGTAAGAGATTTCCGCCAGCGTTTAGGACTGGCTTAA
- a CDS encoding mechanosensitive ion channel domain-containing protein, producing the protein MNETGKTAADAMSGIKIDLMNPDSVSKFAEDAIAFVSVHGLRIIVAILVLLVGRIISRQVSKVVKRVMLKAKVDDILTSFIATIVYYALLSAFVVAALGQAGINVTSFLAVLGAAGLAIGLALKDTLANFAAGVMLILFRMFKKGDYVTVAGTSGTVQELSAFYTELSTPDNQRVVVPNSSILGSVIVNTSAHRTRRIDLIIGISYEDDIAKAKSIIKSILDAESRLLKSPEPLIAVGNLGDSSVDIFVRPWVGTADYWPTKFALLEKIKISLDEAGISIPYPQSDVHLHKVE; encoded by the coding sequence ATGAATGAAACTGGAAAAACCGCTGCTGATGCAATGTCGGGAATTAAAATTGATCTGATGAATCCTGATTCGGTAAGTAAATTTGCCGAAGATGCCATAGCTTTTGTCAGTGTGCACGGGTTACGGATAATTGTAGCCATTCTGGTGCTGCTGGTGGGTCGGATTATTTCCCGGCAGGTTTCAAAGGTGGTCAAGAGGGTAATGCTCAAGGCCAAGGTTGACGACATCCTCACATCTTTTATTGCGACTATTGTCTACTACGCTCTCTTATCGGCATTTGTGGTCGCCGCCCTTGGGCAGGCAGGCATTAATGTCACTTCATTCCTCGCTGTATTGGGTGCTGCCGGTCTTGCTATTGGTCTGGCATTGAAAGATACGCTGGCAAACTTTGCAGCCGGGGTGATGCTGATTTTGTTTCGGATGTTCAAGAAAGGTGATTACGTGACTGTTGCCGGAACTTCCGGGACAGTTCAGGAACTTTCAGCTTTTTATACCGAGCTTTCAACACCTGATAACCAGCGTGTGGTTGTTCCTAATTCATCTATTCTCGGTTCGGTAATTGTCAATACCAGTGCCCATAGAACAAGGCGTATCGACTTGATTATAGGTATCAGTTACGAGGATGATATTGCGAAAGCCAAGTCTATCATCAAGTCCATTCTTGATGCAGAAAGCAGACTGCTTAAGTCGCCGGAGCCGCTGATTGCCGTAGGTAATCTTGGAGATTCAAGCGTGGATATTTTTGTGCGGCCGTGGGTTGGAACAGCAGACTACTGGCCGACCAAGTTTGCCTTGCTGGAGAAAATCAAGATTTCGCTTGATGAAGCCGGAATTTCAATTCCCTATCCGCAGAGTGATGTACATCTGCATAAGGTGGAATAA
- a CDS encoding HD domain-containing phosphohydrolase: MANNITETIKQIFSIKNLLLILLVVALAGGTFETLSYLWKEKEQSVRADLKEYQKSVLENESELLSSQLINYVVRGKELARARIFRLSMDDIKSPKKTEVRKAQEDFENFVKVSGYSAGCIFEPDASIFASTEAPEEIIGQGYKEAVQQTLHSRTPMFLPLRTKGNDLIADLFLPVYDAYATSTSTPPSRVLMLEVPMTAVLRNFLGSEQTFKYASSIHLIQQNGKTSEEATFNYPNNLKLQSTKFSLDGISEILFGERTDLSMEKKVYSTARFLPVVNWWVMIETDTAVPSRIISIYKQESIIFASLLLAAMIFFVFTVRFIASTRKYHRRSSRLEEKNTSLIRELSLLRIINNALPEPVTLKKSEDGAFIHVNKSFTDFTGLKQTEALHLTDNQIFDHNEAETLSHGDQMVSMSNSSYSEELIMTRGSSKSTIQVTFVPCTVDEENDAILTVYRDITSERNASERGIEVRQQVINALIRAVESVPFLDGHTSLMRKLALEIAETLLLSDADCATVEAAAILSQVGKTFVPREIMEKEGKLTPEEIKETQRYIEHTCKILEGVEFDLPITQTIWQMQETLDGSGYPNKLEGRNISTLARILGVTNTFSALVQKRSYRKAKTARQAVDILQGMADVKYDSTVIEALGAVIETQSGKAILKESQVEI, encoded by the coding sequence ATGGCAAATAATATTACTGAAACTATCAAACAGATTTTCTCAATAAAAAACCTGCTGCTGATACTGCTGGTTGTAGCACTGGCAGGCGGGACTTTTGAAACGCTCAGTTACCTCTGGAAAGAAAAAGAACAGTCCGTAAGGGCGGATCTAAAAGAGTATCAAAAATCTGTTCTTGAAAATGAATCGGAGCTGCTTTCCTCCCAGCTGATCAACTATGTAGTTCGTGGCAAGGAACTGGCCCGTGCCAGAATTTTCAGGCTCTCCATGGACGACATCAAATCACCGAAGAAAACAGAAGTCCGCAAGGCGCAGGAAGACTTCGAAAACTTCGTCAAAGTCAGCGGCTATTCCGCAGGTTGTATTTTTGAACCTGACGCAAGTATTTTCGCATCCACAGAAGCTCCGGAAGAAATTATTGGGCAGGGATACAAAGAGGCGGTCCAACAAACCCTGCATAGCCGCACACCAATGTTCTTACCGCTTCGAACTAAAGGAAACGATCTGATCGCAGATCTTTTTCTCCCGGTTTATGATGCATATGCCACCAGCACTTCCACTCCTCCGTCACGGGTTCTCATGCTTGAAGTACCCATGACCGCAGTACTTCGGAATTTTCTCGGTTCAGAGCAGACCTTTAAATATGCAAGCTCAATACACCTGATCCAGCAGAACGGCAAAACCAGCGAAGAAGCAACTTTCAACTATCCTAATAACTTGAAACTTCAATCCACAAAATTTTCTCTTGATGGAATCAGCGAAATTCTTTTCGGAGAAAGGACTGACCTTTCAATGGAGAAAAAGGTCTACTCCACAGCCCGGTTTCTCCCTGTTGTGAATTGGTGGGTAATGATTGAAACCGACACAGCTGTACCAAGCAGAATTATTTCCATCTATAAACAGGAAAGCATAATCTTTGCTTCCTTGCTTCTTGCCGCAATGATCTTCTTTGTGTTCACAGTCCGCTTTATAGCCTCAACACGTAAATATCATCGCAGGAGTTCCAGACTGGAAGAAAAAAATACTTCCCTGATAAGGGAGCTTTCCCTCCTACGCATCATCAACAATGCCCTTCCGGAACCGGTAACATTAAAAAAGAGTGAAGATGGTGCATTCATCCATGTAAACAAATCCTTCACGGATTTTACCGGGCTGAAGCAGACAGAAGCCCTTCACCTGACTGACAATCAGATATTTGACCACAACGAAGCCGAAACCCTTTCGCATGGCGATCAAATGGTCAGTATGTCCAACAGCTCTTACAGCGAAGAACTGATCATGACCCGCGGCTCCAGCAAATCTACGATTCAGGTGACTTTTGTGCCCTGTACCGTAGATGAAGAAAACGATGCCATCCTTACGGTATACCGGGATATCACCTCGGAAAGAAATGCTTCTGAAAGAGGAATTGAAGTTCGCCAGCAAGTTATCAATGCATTGATCCGGGCAGTGGAAAGTGTTCCGTTTCTGGACGGCCATACTTCACTCATGCGTAAGCTGGCTCTTGAAATTGCGGAGACACTGCTCTTGAGTGATGCAGACTGTGCAACAGTTGAAGCTGCGGCAATTCTATCTCAGGTAGGTAAAACCTTTGTTCCCAGAGAAATCATGGAAAAAGAAGGGAAACTGACACCGGAAGAGATCAAAGAAACCCAGCGATACATTGAACACACCTGTAAGATTCTGGAAGGCGTTGAATTCGACCTGCCTATTACCCAGACGATTTGGCAGATGCAGGAAACTCTTGACGGCTCAGGATACCCCAACAAGCTGGAAGGTAGAAACATCTCCACGCTGGCCAGAATTCTAGGTGTAACAAACACCTTTAGCGCTCTGGTACAGAAACGATCATACCGAAAAGCTAAAACAGCCCGTCAGGCCGTTGATATCCTGCAAGGTATGGCAGACGTAAAATACGACAGCACAGTTATCGAAGCCCTTGGAGCTGTAATCGAAACCCAGTCCGGCAAAGCAATTCTTAAGGAAAGCCAAGTCGAGATTTAA